The following proteins come from a genomic window of Populus nigra chromosome 6, ddPopNigr1.1, whole genome shotgun sequence:
- the LOC133697678 gene encoding uncharacterized protein LOC133697678 yields MCSSNAKVTTGVEITPAVARINGRPVLQPTCNRVPTLERHNSLKKTALKSPPPPPPPLPPPTSANKTNKASPPLSPKSKSPRLPATKRGSDADSLNSSSDKVVIPRSTTKTPILERKKSKSFKETSVGSGALSSSIEASLSYSSSLIVEAPGSFAAVRREQMALQHAQRKMRIAHYGRSKSSRFEAKVVPVDSSINVTTKTDEEEKRCSFITANSDPIYVAYHDKEWGVPVHDDKMLFELLVLSGAQVGSDWTSILKKRQDFRDAFSGFDAEIVANITEKQMMSISAEYGIEISRVRGVVDNSKRILEIKKEFGSFDRYIWTFVNNKPFSNQYKFGHKIPVKTSKSETISKDMVRRGFRFVGPTMVHSFMQAVGLTNDHLITCHRHLPCTLMAARRPTEAQADQ; encoded by the exons ATGTGCAGCTCTAACGCTAAGGTGACCACAGGAGTTGAAATAACACCAGCAGTGGCCAGGATCAATGGCCGGCCAGTCCTTCAACCTACATGTAATCGTGTACCTACGCTTGAAAGGCATAATTCTCTAAAGAAAACAGCACTAaagtctcctcctcctcctccaccgcCACTACCTCCACCAACTTCTGCTAATAAGACCAACAAGGCCTCACCTCCTTTATCCCCAAAGTCAAAGTCCCCCAGATTACCAGCTACTAAGAGAGGGAGTGATGCTGATAGCTTGAATTCAAGTTCTGATAAGGTTGTGATTCCAAGAAGCACTACAAAGACACCGATTTTAGAGAGAAAGAAGTCGAAAAGTTTCAAGGAAACTAGTGTTGGGAGTGGAGCACTTTCTTCTTCTATTGAGGCATCGTTGAgttattcttcttctttgatcGTTGAGGCACCAGGGAGCTTTGCTGCCGTGAGGAGAGAACAAATGGCACTCCAACATGCACAGAGAAAGATGAGAATTGCTCATTATGGAAGATCGAAGTCTTCCAGGTTTGAAGCTAAAGTTGTTCCTGTTGATTCTTCAATCAATGTGACAACAAAGactgatgaagaagaaaagagatgcAGTTTTATCACGGCAAATTCAG ATCCCATCTATGTTGCATACCATGATAAAGAATGGGGAGTTCCAGTCCATGATGACAA GATGTTATTTGAATTGCTAGTTCTAAGCGGTGCTCAGGTTGGCTCGGATTGGACTTCAATCTTGAAGAAACGCCAAGATTTCAG GGATGCATTTTCAGGATTCGATGCAGAAATTGTGGCCAACATTACTGAAAAACAAATGATGTCAATCAGTGCAGAATATGGGATTGAGATTAGCCGAGTCCGAGGTGTTGTGGACAACTCTAAAAGAATTCTCGAG ATCAAAAAGGAGTTCGGGTCATTTGACAGATACATATGGACATTTGTGAATAACAAGCCTTTCTCCAACCAATACAAATTTGGGCACAAGATTCCAGTTAAGACATCAAAATCAGAAACTATAAGCAAAGACATGGTTAGGAGGGGGTTCAGGTTTGTTGGTCCAACCATGGTTCACTCTTTCATGCAAGCTGTAGGGTTAACCAATGACCACTTGATAACCTGCCACAGGCATCTTCCATGCACCTTAATGGCAGCCCGCAGGCCTACCGAGGCACAAGCTGATCAATAG
- the LOC133698031 gene encoding 18.1 kDa class I heat shock protein-like has protein sequence MSLLNSLLHQNSLFDPFRGFLIENSETQMDWKETPHAHVFEIDLPGLTKEDVKIEVHEGTVLQISTAERKEEAEEKGEKWHCKERSRGGFSRRFRLPENAKLDEIKASMHDGVLVVTVPKDELKRKPKNKAVEISGDDGEKHVSRGLGRFICCKA, from the coding sequence atgtCTCTCCTTAACTCTCTCTTGCACCAAAACAGCTTGTTTGATCCATTTCGGGGTTTCTTGATCGAAAACTCAGAGACCCAAATGGACTGGAAGGAAACTCCTCACGCCCATGTATTCGAGATCGATCTTCCCGGCCTTACAAAAGAGGACGTGAAGATTGAAGTTCATGAGGGGACAGTGCTTCAAATAAGTACtgcagagagaaaagaagaagccgAGGAGAAAGGAGAGAAGTGGCACTGCAAAGAGAGGTCACGTGGTGGCTTTTCAAGGAGGTTTCGATTGCCCGAAAATGCTAAACTTGATGAGATTAAGGCGTCAATGCATGATGGGGTTCTTGTGGTGACAGTGCCTAAAGATGAACTGAAAAGGAAGCCTAAAAACAAGGCCGTAGAAATCTCTGGAGATGATGGTGAAAAACATGTTTCCAGGGGTTTAGGTCGTTTTATTTGCTGCAAGGCTTAA
- the LOC133698017 gene encoding peroxidase 7-like: protein MPVLTRDQKSNMKLWFCTFLLLVQFELHMVSAMLPPNPVKDLVKPLGAPSILSPRDYLSLSYYHKTCPAAEEIIHRKMKAWFLKDYTLAASIIRLHFHDCAIRGCDASILLNHRNSERRAYASKTLRGFQVIDEIKAELERKCPKTVSCADILTAAARDATLLLGGPFWEVPFGRKDGKTSIAKEADLVPQGRENVTALIDFFQERGLSILDLVVLSGSHTIGRSSCYSFMHRLANYKGTGRPDPTLDRQYLRNLTGSCKWSSNLVNLDITTPKTFDVEYYNNLGKKKGLLSTDQELYSDPRTAPFVSAFTDQQPDLFFNQFAASMVNLGNILVYTAPNESEIRLDCNYVNPAPSKKGNPPRRG from the exons ATGCCAGTGCTGACAAGAGATCAAAAAAGCAACATGAAGTTGTGGTTTTGCACCTTTCTCCTCCTTGTCCAGTTTGAGCTGCACATGGTGTCAGCCATGTTGCCACCGAACCCTGTCAAAGATTTAGTTAAGCCTCTAGGAGCACCGTCGATCTTGTCTCCTCGAGATTACCTGTCTCTTAGCTACTATCATAAAACTTGCCCTGCTGCTGAAGAAATAATTCACCGAAAAATGAAAGCTTGGTTCCTAAAGGATTACACATTGGCAGCTAGCATCATTCGCTTGCACTTCCATGATTGCGCTATTAGG GGATGTGATGCTTCTATCTTGTTGAACCATCGAAATAGTGAAAGGAGAGCTTATGCTAGCAAGACACTGAGAGGTTTCCAAgtgattgatgaaattaaagcaGAGCTTGAGAGGAAGTGTCCAAAAACTGTCTCATGCGCGGACATTCTCACAGCTGCGGCTAGAGATGCCACTCTTCTGCTTGGAGGTCCATTCTGGGAAGTCCCATTTGGGCGTAAAGATGGAAAAACTTCCATTGCCAAAGAGGCTGACCTTGTTCCTCAGGGCCGCGAAAATGTCACAGCTCTGATTGATTTCTTCCAGGAAAGAGGATTGAGCATTCTTGATTTGGTTGTTCTCTCAGGTTCACACACAATTGGAAGGAGCAGTTGCTATTCATTCATGCACAGACTCGCTAACTATAAGGGAACTGGCAGGCCTGATCCTACCCTTGACAGACAATACTTGAGGAACTTGACAGGAAGTTGCAAATGGAGTTCTAACTTGGTCAATCTAGATATAACAACTCCAAAGACTTTTGACGTGGAGTACTACAACAACCTTGGCAAGAAAAAGGGGTTGTTGTCAACAGATCAAGAACTCTACTCGGATCCAAGAACTGCGCCATTCGTTTCAGCATTCACAGATCAGCAGCCTGACCTTTTCTTTAATCAGTTTGCAGCGTCAATGGTGAATCTTGGAAACATTCTTGTCTATACTGCTCCGAATGAAAGCGAAATCAGACTGGACTGTAATTATGTTAATCCCGCACCTAGCAAAAAGGGCAATCCACCACGACGCGGTTAA
- the LOC133697459 gene encoding metacaspase-4 — protein sequence MTKKALLIGCNYPGTKAELKGCINDVKRMYQCLVDRYGFSEDNVTILIDTDDSYTQPTGRNVRQALKDLVRSAEPGDLLFVHYSGHGTRLPAETGEDDDTGYDECIVPCDMNLITDDDFRDFVDQVPEGCRITVVSDSCHSGGLIDETKEQIGESTRRQEEEEEEEEEKEKEKEGSSGFGFKSFLKQTVKDAFESRGVHIPSGLHPSRHVKEEDFDDRAVEGDYGEREYVKSRSLPLSTLIEILKQKTGKDDIDVGKLRPALFDVFGEDASPKVKKFMKVIMDKLQLGDGESGGGGLFGMVGNLAQEFLKQKLEHNEGYAQPALETEVGSKEEVYAGASKRALPDGGILISGCQTDQTSADASPGGNSAEAYGALSNAIQTILGEADGDISNQELVLRARKILKKQGFTQRPGLYCSDHHVEAPFVC from the exons ATGACAAAGAAGGCATTGTTGATAGGCTGCAACTACCCAGGAACAAAAGCTGAGCTCAAAGGCTGCATAAATGATGTCAAGAGGATGTACCAGTGTCTTGTTGATCGTTATGGTTTTTCTGAAGATAACGTAACTATCTTGATAGACACGGATGATTCTTACACACAACCAACTGGGAGAAACGTGCGCCAGGCGCTGAAGGATCTGGTTCGCTCTGCCGAGCCTGGAGACTTGTTGTTTGTCCACTATAGCGGACATGGGACAAGGTTGCCTGCTGAAACTGGAGAGGATGATGATACTGGTTACGATGAGTGCATTGTCCCTTGTGATATGAATCTTATCACTG ATGATGATTTCAGAGATTTTGTGGATCAGGTCCCAGAAGGTTGTCGCATAACAGTTGTATCTGATTCATGCCATAGTGGTGGCCTTATTGATGAGACTAAAGAGCAGATAGGGGAGAGCACAAGGCGtcaagaggaggaggaggaggaggaggaggagaaagagaaagagaaggagggGTCTTCTGGGTTTGGATTTAAAAGTTTCTTGAAACAGACCGTGAAAGATGCATTTGAATCTCGTGGAGTTCACATTCCTTCTGGATTGCACCCCAGCCGGCATGTCAAGGAGGAAGATTTTGATGACAGAGCAGTTGAAGGAGACTATGGTGAGCGAGAGTACGTGAAAAGTAGGTCTCTGCCTCTCTCAACTCTCATAGAAATACTCAAGCAGAAGACTGGTAAAGACGACATCGATGTTGGGAAGCTGAGGCCAGCCCTTTTTGATGTCTTTGGAGAAGATGCAAGCCCTAAGGTGAAGAAGTTCATGAAGGTTATCATGGATAAACTCCAACTTGGTGATGGGGAAAGTGGAGGTGGCGGACTCTTTGGAATGGTTGGGAATCTTGCCCAGgaatttctcaaacaaaaactGGAGCATAACGAGGGGTATGCACAGCCTGCCCTCGAGACTGAGGTGGGTAGCAAGGAAGAAGTTTATGCTGGAGCATCTAAGCGTGCACTACCAGATGGTGGGATTTTGATCAGTGGCTGCCAAACTGACCAAACTTCTGCCGATGCCAGTCCAGGAGGAAATTCAGCTGAAGCATATGGAGCTCTTAGCAATGCCATCCAGACTATACTTGGGGAGGCGGATGGTGACATTTCTAACCAGGAGCTTGTTTTGAGGGCCAGGAAGATTCTGAAGAAGCAGGGTTTCACTCAGCGACCTGGCCTCTACTGCAGCGACCATCATGTTGAAGCTCCATTTGTGTGCTGA
- the LOC133696516 gene encoding protein FORGETTER 1-like isoform X3: protein MGYMVRLGLWGDGTCFDVFQKFLGVLEKGGVGALELVAMDMKARGMYVCRTLSYKGAEFEIVEAPLEPEMMDMYKKAAEFWAELRVELLSASTFLTNDKPNSSQLWRVYWSSHQRFFRHMCMSAKVPAAVRIAKQALTEEKCVVIGLQSTGEARTEEAVSKYGSELDDFISGPRELLLKFVEENYPLPEKPEQQGEEGVKELQRKRHSATPGVSSKGRVRKAARWKPESDDDFDEGFGTDSGGESNGSDDEFQICEICNSEEGRKKLLQCSCCGQLVHPSCLVPPVTDVVSEDWSCHSCKEKTEEFLQQQHAYLVELTKRYETALERKSKILEIIRSLDLPNNPLDDIIDQLGGPDKISEMTGRRGMLVRATSGKGVTYLPRNSKDVSMEMVNMHEKQLFMDGKKLVAIISEAGSAGVSLQADRRAKNQKRRVHLTLELPWSADRAIQQFGRTHRSNQASAPMYRLLFTNLGGERRFASIVAKRLESLGALTQGDRRAGPSLSAYNYDSAYGKKALTVMYRGIMEQDTLPVVPPGCSSEKPETVQDFIMKAKAALVSVGIVRDSVLGNGKDYGKLSGRIIDSDMHDVGRFLNRILGLPPDIQNRLFDLFVSILDLLVQNARIEGNLDSGIVDMKANIIELQGTPKTVHIDQMSGASTVLFTFTLDRGITWESASTMLEEKQKDGLSSLNDGFYESKREWLGRRHFILAFESSASGMFKIVRPAVGESVREMPLAELKNKYRKLLSLEKARSGWEDEYEVSSKQCMHGPNCKLGNFCTVGRRQQEVNVLGGLILPVWGTIEKALSKQARQSQKRLRVVRLETTTDYKRIVGLLVPNAAVESVLQDLAWVQDIDD from the exons GTGTTCTTGAAAAAGGTGGTGTTGGAGCATTGGAACTTGTTGCCATGGACATGAAAGCAAG GGGAATGTATGTATGTCGTACCCTTAGCTATAAAGGGGCGGAGTTTGAAATTGTTGAAGCGCCCTTAGAACCTGAGATGATG GACATGTACAAAAAAGCAGCAGAATTTTGGGCAGAGTTACGAGTGGAGTTGCTTTCAGCAAGCACCTTTCTCACCAATGACAAACCTAACTCTAGTCAATTGTGGAGAGTATATTGGTCAAGCCATCAG CGCTTCTTTAGACACATGTGCATGTCAGCTAAGGTGCCTGCTGCTGTAAGAATAGCTAAGCAAGCATTGACAGAAGAAAAGTGTGTTGTTATTGGCCTACAGAGTACTGGGGAGGCTCGAACTGAGGAAGCTGTTTCAAAATAT GGTTCTGAACTTGATGATTTTATTTCTGGTCCTCGAGAGTTGCTGCTGAAATTTGTGGAAGAAAATTATCCTCTGCCTGAAAAACCAGAGCAACAAG GAGAGGAAGGTGTAAAGGAACTTCAACGGAAGAGGCACTCTGCAACACCTGGTGTTTCATCGAAAGGGAGAGTCAGAAAAGCTGCAAGATGGAAACCTGAGAGTGATGATGACTTTGATGAAGGGTTTGGAA CTGATTCTGGAGGTGAATCCAATGGATCTGATGATGAGTTTCAGATCTGCGAGATATGCAATTCAGAAGAG GGAAGGAAGAAATTGCTCCAATGTTCTTGTTGTGGACAACTGGTCCATCCTTCATGTTTAGTGCCACCTGTTACAGATGTAGTATCTGAAGACTGGTCATGTCATTCGTGCAAGGAAAAAACAGAAGAGTTTCTTCAACAACAGCATGCGTATCTTGTTGAACTTACAAAGAG GTATGAAACAGCTTTGGAACGCAAATCAAAAATTTTGGAGATAATTCGATCCTTGGATCTTCCAAACAATCCTTTGGATGATATTATTGATCAG CTTGGAGGCCCTGATAAAATTTCTGAAATGACTGGGAGGAGAGGCATGCTTGTAAGGGCCACCAGTGGAAAAGGTGTAACTTATCTGCCACGAAACTC AAAGGATGTCAGCATGGAAATGGTCAACATGCATGAGAAGCAGCTTTTCATGGATGGTAAGAAATTGGTTGCTATAATTTCTGAAGCTGGATCAGCTGGTGTGTCTTTACAGGCAGACAGAAGAGCAAAAAATCAG AAAAGAAGGGTTCATTTAACTCTAGAACTTCCTTGGAGTGCTGACCGAGCAATTCAACAATTTGGAAGAACACACCGATCAAATCAAGCTTCTGCGCCCATGTATAG GCTATTATTTACTAATCTTGGTGGAGAACGCCGCTTTGCATCTATTGTCGCCAAGAGATTGGAATCTCTTGGGGCTTTAACACAGGGCGACCGCAG GGCAGGGCCTTCATTGAGTGCTTACAATTATGATAGTGCGTATGGGAAAAAGGCTTTGACGGTGATGTATAGAGGGATTATGGAGCAG gATACCCTGCCAGTTGTGCCTCCTGGATGTTCATCTGAAAAGCCAGAGACAGTTCAAGATTTTATAATGAAGGCAAAAGCTGCTCTTGTGTCTGTTGGAATAGTTAGAGACTCTgttcttg GTAATGGGAAAGACTATGGAAAGTTGTCTGGACGTATAATTGATTCAGACATGCACGATGTTGGGCGTTTCCTCAATCGGATCTTAGGACTGCCACCTGATATTCAAAATAG GCTGTTTGATTTGTTCGTCAGTATCCTAGATCTTCTTGTTCAGAATGCACGCATTGAAGGGAATCTTGATTCTGGGATTGTTGATATGAAAGCGAACATTATAGAATTACAAGGAACTCCCAAG ACTGTTCACATTGATCAAATGTCTGGGGCATCAACTGTTCTGTTTACTTTTACTCTGGACCGTGGAATCACATGGGag TCTGCAAGTACCATGCTCGAGGAGAAGCAAAAGGATGGGCTCAGTTCTTTGAATGATGGATTCTATGAATCTAAGAGGGAGTGGTTAGGAAGACGTCACTTTATTTTAGCATTTGAAAG CTCTGCTTCTGGAATGTTTAAGATTGTCAGACCTGCTGTTGGGGAGTCGGTAAG GGAAATGCCtctggcagagttgaaaaacaaatatagaaaattGCTGTCGTTAGAGAAAGCTCGTAGTGGCTGGGAAGATGAATATGAAGTTTCATCTAAACAG TGCATGCATGGCCCCAACTGTAAGCTTGGAAACTTTTGTACAGTTGGCAGAAGACAGCAGGAAGTAAATGTTTTGGGTGGTCTTATTCTTCCTGTTTGGGGCACTATCGAGAAAGCCCTTTCTAAGCAG GCTCGTCAAAGCCAAAAGCGACTCCGTGTTGTGCGTTTAGAAACTACCACAGATTACAAGCGAATTGTTGGGCTCCTTGTCCCAAATGCGGCTGTGGAATCTGTACTTCAAG ATTTAGCGTGGGTCCAAGATATTGATGATTGA